Proteins co-encoded in one Conger conger chromosome 4, fConCon1.1, whole genome shotgun sequence genomic window:
- the LOC133126592 gene encoding general transcription factor II-I repeat domain-containing protein 2-like: protein MAKRLGKRKIDSECRVFNPQWTHNYFFVQFKEKAVCLVRQETVAVFKEYNLRRHYESRHKDKYASLQGQMRAEKISKLKTGLLAQQTTFVRQTQLNQASVRASFRVAQLIASCGKPFTEGEFVKKCLNVVVEEVCPEKKDVFNAVSLSASTITRRVEEIGGNVYAQLQQKTKDFDFFSLALDESTDVQDTAELLIFIRGVTANFEMCEELAALQSLKGTTTGGDIFDKVCQTMQQLDLDWAKLASITTDGAPSMVGASRGLIGRMNREMEERGLTAPLQVHCLIHQQALCCKVLKWDSVMKVVVSCIIFIRANGLKHRQFQQFLSELESAYGDVLYYTEIRWLSRGKVLRRFYELLPEINAFLQSKGKTVPELIDPAWKWHLAFLTDVTEMLNGLNLQLQGKGKLICDMYSHIKAFEVKLALVLEQVKKHNFTHLPATQSFSAEKPAVAFPGEKCVEALEMLKAEFGVRFRELHVHAKEIRLFQNPFVADIDEAQPSYQFELAELQNCDVLKDAFKPNSLIDFYAALPNDTYPNIKKHAMKMSTLFGSTYICEQTFSRMKLLKTPTRSRLTDEHLHQCLRLAVTRMEPDIQLLTSQMQAHYSH from the coding sequence ATGGCAAAAAGGTTGGGTAAGAGAAAAATTGATTCAGAATGCAGGGTATTTAACCCGCAGTGGacacacaattatttttttgttcaattCAAAGAAAAGGCTGTTTGTCTCGTCCGTCAAGAGACGGTGGCGGTATTCAAAGAATACAACCTGCGCCGACATTATGAATCCCGTCACAAAGACAAGTATGCTAGCTTGCAAGGCCAAATGCGAGCAGAAAAAATCTCAAAGCTAAAAACTGGACTGTTAGCTCAGCAGACTACATTTGTACGGCAAACTCAGCTGAACCAAGCATCAGTTCGGGCCAGCTTCCGTGTTGCTCAGCTGATAGCAAGCTGCGGTAAACCTTTCACTGAAGGAGAGTTTGTCAAGAAATGTTTGAATGTTGTCGTGGAGGAGGTCTGTCCCGAGAAGAAAGATGTCTTTAATGCCGTGAGTCTGTCGGCAAGTACAATTACCAGACGCGTTGAAGAAATTGGGGGTAATGTGTAtgcccagctgcagcagaagactaaagaTTTTGACTTTTTTTCATTAGCACTGGATGAGAGCACGGACGTGCAGGACACCGCGGAGCTTCTTATTTTTATTCGTGGAGTTACCGCAAACTTTGAGATGTGCGAGGAGCTGGCAGCCCTACAAAGCCTGAAAGGCACTACGACTGGGGGGGATATTTTCGACAAAGTATGTCAAACCATGCAACAGTTGGATCTGGACTGGGCAAAGCTTGCCAGCATCACGACTGACGGGGCCCCTAGTATGGTGGGCGCGTCTCGGGGTTTAATAGGACGCATGAACCGGGAGATGGAAGAACGGGGTCTCACCGCCCCGCTACAAGTACACTGCCTAATTCACCAGCAAGCGCTGTGCTGCAAAGTGTTGAAGTGGGATTCTGTCATGAAGGTTGTGGTATCGTGCATAATCTTCATCAGAGCAAATGGACTTAAACACAGGCAGTTCCAACAATTCCTGTCTGAACTGGAATCTGCGTACGGAGATGTGCTGTACTACACAGAGATCCGATGGTTGAGCCGCGGCAAAGTTTTGAGGCGTTTTTACGAGCTGCTACCTGAAATTAAcgcatttcttcagtcaaaaGGCAAAACGGTCCCAGAGCTGATCGACCCAGCATGGAAATGGCACCTCGCATTTTTAACAGACGTGACAGAAATGCTGAACGGCCTTAACTTGCAGCTACAAGGGAAGGGGAAACTCATTTGCGACATGTATTCCCACATAAAAGCATTTGAGGTGAAACTAGCGCTGGTTTTGGAACAAGTGAAAAAGCACAACTTCACCCATCTCCCTGCTACCCAAAGCTTTTCTGCAGAGAAGCCAGCTGTCGCGTTCCCAGGTGAAAAGTGTGTGGAAGCACTGGAAATGCTGAAGGCGGAGTTCGGTGTACGATTCCGTGAACTACATGTTCATGCAAAAGAAATCCGTCTTTTTCAGAACCCTTTTGTTGCCGACATCGATGAAGCCCAGCCTTCTTATCAGTTTGAGCTGGCCGAGTTACAGAACTGTGATGTTCTGAAAGACGCATTCAAGCCCAACAGTCTCATTGACTTCTATGCCGCCCTCCCAAATGACACCTACCCTAACATAAAAAAACACGCAATGAAGATGTCCACACTTTTTGGCAGCACGTATATCTGCGAGCAAACCTTTTCACGCATGAAACTCCTGAAAACTCCAACGAGATCAAGATTGACAGATGAACATTTGCATCAGTGTTTGAGACTGGCTGTGACTAGAATGGAACCGGACATTCAACTTCTCACCAGCCAGATGCAGGCCCACTATTCACACTga